In the Ricinus communis isolate WT05 ecotype wild-type chromosome 3, ASM1957865v1, whole genome shotgun sequence genome, ggaatagATGACCTCGGCACtaagtcaatttggtgctctatcCCCTTTAGTGGTGACAACCCACTAGGTAACTCCTCGGGAAACACATCTTCAAACTCCTgcaaaacacttacaaacatactaggaagagaagagttaagatcattagtgttaaataaagtttccttgtacataagtacaagtacttgcctattttcGCTTAAAGCCTTTCTCATGTCTCGCTCTCTAACTAAGAAACTCGCTTTTTTCTCACTtgcctcccctttttcttacgccttactcgttcttttgctcacattcttgcgcaaaccctcactaaactctccttttaccactctTTGCTCCTGCCCCTtattattttccacacaactccCCTGTTGCTTGGGCACCTTCTCTTTTTCATGTGCACTCTCacacttttgtttttctttctcatatgcttccattcgATCCTTTACAACTCtttttaattcacacacttcTTTAGGACTCAATGGTGCTAAAACATACggttttccatccattacaaGAGAGTAAGCATTGGTtcgaccattatgaattaTAGATCTATCGTAtaaccatggtctacctagcaacatatgacatgcATGCATGGGAACAATATCACATAGTACCTCATCATGATACTTCTTTACACTAAATGCAATCCGTACttgcttagtaactctaattccactttgatcattaagccattgcaaggtgtatggCTTAGGGTGCTTAAGAGTTGGAAGTTtaagtttatcaaccatcatagcacttgctacattagtacaactacccccatcaatgattagactacaattagcatcatggttttgtactttacatgtagtatggaatatgttttccttttgagcatcatcatcaacaggCTGTAAATTAAGAGCTCTAAAGGTTACaagtacattactaacctTATCCAATTGCACATCATCACAATCCTCCAACTCAGGCATGTCTAGCTAATCCTCCTCACCAGGTTTggattcttcatcactctcaaagacCACTTCACCACCTCGAATTGCCATGGTTCGTTTGTTTGGACATTGGAAGATATATGCCTATACCCTaaacacttgaagcattgcactttctttgatttgaggtcACCTTGCATCGTTGGTTTagtgttaacatcaaatttaggggTTGCCTTGATGTCTTTTGATGCCTCACAACCCTTGTTAGGGGGcaggttgctccctttccatgtgttactccattttgagctagGAGCAACACTTTTGCTCTTAgttttcaattgtttttccACCCTTACGGCCATGTCAACATgtcctccatctctacataatgctgcaattcaattatgttagcaatatcacgattcaaaccatgtagaaatcttgccattgtggcttccctatcctcatctatattggctctaatcatagttatctccatagattgccaatactcctcaacactcttactaccttgtactaaattttgtaacttgttgtacAAATCCCTTTGGTAGTGCGATGGCACAAACCTTTTATGCATAATGCGCTTAACCTCATCCCATGAACCAACTTCGGGTTCTCCATAACACCTACGACcactcaccaattgatcccaccaaatgacagcataatcacaaaattcaacaacatCAAGTTTAACGTTTTtagactcactatagttatgacattcaaaaacccttcaaccttcttttcccactccaaataagCTTCAGGGTCACTCTTACCATGAAAAAAATGGAATTTTCATCTTAATAATACCCAAATTAGTAtcaattttgggttggagattatatctagaccctttagactcactttctaggtcattatcaaaaccatcccctttagacgttttaggcatatcattcaataacctagttaatttgtcatcttatttttgaaattgtctTTGCATATGTTATACTACATCTTTCAATGTGGAAGCTAAATTTTTTGAAGTCAATTGCTGTTCAAACGAcatggttaaaccaaaaggctagaaaagaaataaaaaaacaagacGTGATCAAGTGTTATAATCTAGAGGCTTCTTATAGTCAaaggcaaaacaagaaaaggcCACTTCCTTacgtgtttcactcacaaagaattgaattccttatagaaattaaatcaaattattctagcaatcacaaaaataagtttttccataacctcttaacgtttattaattctgaagttcaatagaacacgtgaatcaataaaataaattataagcgtgtgaacaaaataagcttacaactaatcgaacaagactcaattaacccaaaagaaaagctttttaagaggaaataaagaaaattatccaaattagaaattcaagaatgaagaacagctccaatcaattttaaaaaaaaagaattacggaatgaatcaatcaagaatcaattctTCAAGAATCACCCAACATAAACAGTTAGGGTTACTTTTCCGttcctttccttcttttttcttttaaaatctaCCTTAGTATGCGGGTagcaatgaaaatagtatacttCTTTTTTAATGATGCGAACAAAAATTAAGATGAAATGGAAGACAAAcccttaattgaaaagaaagtaaaccaacttacaagtttggctctgataccaaatgatataactcgaaccggatacgttcaaacactaAGATAAACAATGATgagaaaaatcaaactaataaaCACTCTCCCtattaagaggaagcacccgtaccaataagtttgaattgtcaccccaaaatctaacttgaaagtttgcaattgattatggaactaacaaacttagcaatagaactactaagccctttagttataaacagatgaagaatgttcaaacaacccaagaactaataaaaaagttaattgtttgatcaaacatgtagatgtgaaactaaactaaacaagttaatttaatctcaagaaattcaataaggagcaccttaaggaataaaagttaacaactcaaataaaacttcattcagaatAATATATTGATCTCCTTTtcgccgaaatacatagctctatttatagagttttgaaaataattctaacCTTAAAAGGATTAAGAGTGGCGGCCAAGACTTCCTAAACATaaggaataaatatcaaaccctaaaagactacTAATATGCGGCTGCCTCCTTTAGAATTTAGGAAACAAATCAACCTAGAATAAAACTTCCtaattaagataaaacaataaggaaacaaataaatcCATCTTGGAAAGAGATATGCGGCTGCCTCCTTTTCCAAGCATAAGTTGCggctgccctagggttaggtgagatgtacaatgcttctagaaaccctaggaagACTTGTTGACTTTGATCCTTGATCTTGTTCCATGACTAGAagttaagcttcattaatagcaattaatgtcactatcttcaaggcattgttatcatcattagccatcttcaaaacatgctccaaataagaatttaaggcttgcttgaacttcttactccttgctcgtgtcattggtccttCATAGGCTAGTCggtccatgctagttgacttagatgcatccttggttgcatTACTTAAGAAGTTATTTTTTAGGTTTGGCACACCTAGAGCGTTAATTAGTGACAAGGGAACACATTTCTGCAACGCTTAATTGGAGAAGGCACTCAGACGCTATAGTGTGACACAAcggttctctactccctatcacccacATACCAGTGGGCAAAttgaggttactaataggggtttAAAATGCATTTTAGAGATAACTGTAGGTGTGAGTAGGAAGGATTAGGCTTTGAAACtggatgatgcattatgggcatttagGACTGCATATAGGACTTCCATAAATTTTATGCCCAATAGGCTTGTGTATGGGAAGTCTTATCATTTACCTGTTGAATTAGAGCATAGGGCTCTTTGGTCCCTTaaaacttgcaattttgatgttgattctgCAGGTAAGGAGAGATAGTGGCAGCTAAGTGAATTGGAGGAGTGGCGTTAGCAGGCGTATGAAAACTCTTCAATTTACAAGGCTTAGATAAAGAAGTGGCATAATCAGAGGCTCAGAGGTTCCAAGGAGTTTCAGATTGGAGATAGAGTATTACTATATAACTCACGTCTTCGTTTGTTTCCAGAGAAGCTCAATAGTCGATGGTCGAGGCCATTCGTGGTCAAGCAGGTTTTCTCATATGGCACAATCGAGCTTCATCATCCTGAGAAGGGTGATTTCAAGGTCAATGGATAGAGGCTCAAATTGTATCATGGAAACACATTGGAGATTGAGCAGCGGGTTGACATGGTTCTGTATTTGCAAGGATGATCCATGTCgagtccagctaaatgactcgAGAACCAAAGAGAAGCGCCTTTGGGAGGCATTCccattttagctttatttttttctattttttttattttatcagtcgtttgcatgcttgatggTAGTTAGAGCACTTACTTAGTAACTAAATGTAATTGTATGAATCTAGGGTTTTAGTGACTTAAGCTGGATTTTTGGTAATTAGTGAAGACGATCTTCCTTATTTGATAcattttacttgaattatagCTAAATGTGTACGTATGTGTTTGAACGCATGTAGGGAGTTTGGCGGTTCGAGATGGCGAAGAAAAGCTTGGATTTTAATGGTTCACCACGATTTTCGTGGGCATCACGGGTTGGATCCTCAGGCTGTGCTGATCAGCATGGCTAGAGTCCCACCCGTGATGAGCATGCACATGAAGAGCTTAGAAAATCAACCATCCACCACGGCTTCCGAGTCCACCACAGGGTGCAACACTAGGCCATGCCagtcagcacggccgtgcccTAGTCCGTGATGGACATGTACGTAGCTCACAATCAAAATCGATCGTTCACCACGCCTTCCGAAGGCACCATAGGCGGCAACACCaagccgtgctgaccagcacgccCATGCCCTCGCCTGTGGTGAACTAGCATATGGAGGAAACTTTAGGGTTCAGCATGGGCtaagtccaggccgtgctgactaGCACGGCCTTGCCCTCGCCCGCGCTGACCCTCGTGACTATATAAGTAGgccatttcaaaaaatttctaaCTTTTCCCCCTCTAAACTCTAAGgtgttgtttcttcttttccctCGATTTTTCTTACCTGTCACGACAATTTCAAGTAAGTTTCTTtgccttttgcttttatttggttaaatttgatttttcttttatgtaatttttatatttaggaCATCTTGATATGCTCTAGTAGTTGTTAATATTTATTGCTTTGGttggtttattattttatttttgttacacTGCTCAAGTTTGATTTGAACTAGATTTAGTTTAGATTAGTTGCTATGTTTGTGtaattttgaataatgaaaTGCTAAGTGTAGGGTTCGGTAGCAGTAAAGTTAATTTATGGCATTCTATTCTGAAAAATTAATAGCataaattctctttatttgGTGCATAATAATATTGGTTGGAATGCCATGCAAGAaattgaggctttagtcttagctttaagtctaaagttttctATTAGTCAAATTATAGCCGTTATGCTGCTAAATTTTTggtataatttatgtttacTTGATTTTTTGTTCGAATACTAATGATTGACTGTATTAGGCAATATGAGGGACCAAGATCAATCCCGTCGAAAGCAACCGCAACGCGTCGCTGGCAGTAAGCGCTCGCGTGGCGAAGGAACCTTTTCCTCCATTTCACCAGCACCAGTATCGGTACCCTTACCACAACAGTAACTAGTCCGAGCACGAAGAACACCAGCTGCAAATCCACGCACACCTAGTCAACATCCCTTATGGACATTTCAGAATGCTAATAACGAGAGCCacttccaagtcatgagatggaagtaAGCAATGGCTGGATGTTGCATCGACTTTGTATCCCTagagagagtgggattggcttAGGATGTTCGTGCACTGTTCAACACACTATCTTACGCATGGTTAttcgacatcattgagccaacctatCGCGAGCTCACAATTGAATTCCTCAGCACATTCTTCCTACAGCAATAgatcacaaactggcatcagcCTGATGTAATTTACTTTAGACTTGGAGGAAGGGATTTCTCAATGTCATTTCCACAATTCGACATGCATTCGAGTTTATGGACTGAGCAGGAGACCTCAGGCGAGGAGTATTAGGGCTGCATCTACATCAACCCAATCTTCTACAACaccatgtgggattcattAGTACTTAGGCTAGAATCATACTACCTCAGCAAGTCTAAGGTGTCTAACCTTTTGGATCATCTCCGCTATCTCCGCTATCTCCATACACTGCTGTTTTGGCCCGTATGTGACTAGGTTGGCTAAGAGACTGGATGTACTGGACGACTGTCTATCCGAGCTTTCTCagattggtgacatgacaccattagggatcagacagatgatcaacatgcagatgatcacggcATTGAGTACAGGCTCGTCAGTACAATAGTCAGGGAGGCTAAAGAGGCAGCAGCTTGAGGAGCCCAAGACCCTACGACTGAGATTCtagatgttaggattcctaacccagccAGAGTGTTTATGCTTACATCTGGAGCCTCCTCTTCTTATTCTACAGGGACATCGAGTGCTCAGATAGTGCTTTGGCTGACCGACTAGATCGAGTTTATGATTTACAGTAGCAGCACTATACTAAGTTTATTCAGCACAAAAAGGAGTTTGGGCAGTTTCAAGATGAGACTAGGCACAGTTTCAAGGGTTAAACGATATGCTCCAACAGCTTATGCATGGGCTGGATAAGCAGGCCACCTAGACGGACCTAATGGCGGAGCAGATACAAAAGATGCCGGAAGACCGGAGCACAAAATCAGCGATTCATCGATAATATGGAGTTTGATCTAACAGGTTGCTTCACGGATCCTGTGCCACCACCACTGCCCCCTCCTTCAATGCCTTCCCCTACTCCTCACCCTCCGATCCGGCCGGTGAGGATGCCTTCAGCTAGgtgaaaaaagaatttatgctctatttctttttccttttcctttttattttctttctttattttaattttagttttattttatttttacttcttttttcattttcattctattttattttctttcattttgctttcatgttatgttattttagtggAACACTTTGCTTTGCCTTCATGTTAtgtacatttaatattattttcacttTTCTAATATGCTAGCTATGTAATATACccgattttatttttttagaactGTGGCAGTGTTAtattcaagtgtggggtgggtatTTGTGGTTCTATCCCTTGATTGTTTaggcaatgataatggactattcttaggatgttaggacctaggtttttcatgacatttaagcttattttattcttttgtaattaatgacttaattcacacactagtaattgattgtccctctcgatttttattcttaaaaagcaatttcactgtatTCAATATGTCAATTTGGTCGGATTAAACCGGTGTTGCTTGAGTTCCTTGCAAATTTACAACCTTCaactttgaactttgattatgccaatatttatacaatatatgtgatgattcaattgataagtctggaAACCAATTGCAATTTTTAGCCACTTCAGacgtgagtttttgaaccaaaatttaagcatccattgcaaattgtgctcatgatttttcttgtttgagtgtgtgCTGTACTTAAtgttgtttctagaactttcTCTATAAtacttgttgaggttacatgaatttttgaataccattaaaTGATatgggcaacttaggattcaccacatctggccaaaagcctaccctttgtttccattagtcagccagttttgagccttaacattttctttataatttacaCCTATGCACTACACATACACCATTCTatacatttatcttttttttttcaccctgtatactgaataattatgtgttatgcttcttcttttatggaatcatagtgactaattttgttataaattcgCATAGTCTTCttaatcattctttgatgctctccttcaatccaaattggataACTGTTCTCACGAGAAAAGAATGACAGACTCTCTAACAGTGAAAGCTGAGACACTAGattcaatgaaaacaacaagacagacttgatcctagctccgcagtaccaagaatcttaacctaggtcgaaggaaatctaaacctaggctctgataccaactttttCATGAAcccatctgtgggcccgtgaccggcactagggaatgggtaggcgtaaggccaccgaatcccgtagtaagccttacactcactaactcaattaaatctcatctcattttactgatgccacaatttatcttaactgttaaattttatatatttaattcggtctgccagaagaattaggcgagacccaaactacagaaaattataaCTGATATGTGTactatttctactgcggagaatctaaatttttacaaGTCAGAAAAACCGAATCAAACAcgtcacccgatgatgaaggagttggGTTGCTTGATAAGAGCCGCGAGAAGACTAACAAActcaaatatgaaaaacagtaaaatagAGAcagtcagtctcgagagtaagttaaaatcatatatccaaaaacagTTGCATATActtcaataatacatttatttaatttgaaataatcaTTAAGTCATGCcatgtcatgccatgcttaaataaaataatttgcaCACAACGGAATGGAGTATTTCAGTAGAACCttaatcccaacactaacatctcgatcaATCTCAACACTGACATCTcgactaacctcaactctaacatctcgactaacctcaactctaacatctcgactctctcattccaacagaactggctcctagagagcgaagctcgatcagggaccttacctccagtctggtcacttactTATCACtatcagccttagcctttcggctctcttactccaataagactggcgcctagagagcgaagctcgaccagggaccttacctccagtctagtcacttaggtttccaaataagccggcgcctagagagcaatgctcgaccagggacctttactctggcaaacacactctactaagcccagagagcgatgctcgaccagggcaagttctaaactttcctttttaaatttacccatttaacctttttccatcactctcggATCTATACCGATACACTcatcaaattaatatgttctactgccgtcccatcccgtgtcatcatgcaataataaaatcaatgataaagggaaggatatatatgaatagtaataaaaaaatgatacatatgaataataattaaatgaataatttaaaattgcaatcaAATAATCACAATAgctattcaaaaatttatgcatgacacgtg is a window encoding:
- the LOC125369574 gene encoding uncharacterized protein LOC125369574, which produces MAIRGGEVVFESDEESKPGRPWLYDRSIIHNGRTNAYSLVMDGKPYVLAPLSPKEVCELKRVVKDRMEAYEKEKQKCESAHEKEKVPKQQGSCVENNKGQEQRVEFEDVFPEELPSGLSPLKGIEHQIDLVPRSSIPNRPAYRVNPEETKELQCQVEELLSKGYVKESLSPCDVPVLSSGIRA